The following are encoded in a window of Candidatus Campbellbacteria bacterium genomic DNA:
- a CDS encoding YggT family protein, producing MTKISSAIINGITGIILLILSLRLVLRLFGANPNVEFTQFTYNVSAFFLEPFQGIFPTASLEGATFEISTLFAIIVYALVGSLLTAILDSLSDRNKA from the coding sequence ATGACAAAAATTTCTAGCGCAATAATAAACGGTATCACAGGGATTATATTACTGATCCTATCCCTGCGTCTGGTTTTACGTCTATTTGGCGCAAACCCAAACGTTGAATTCACTCAATTTACTTATAACGTAAGTGCTTTTTTTCTCGAGCCATTCCAAGGTATATTTCCTACGGCCAGCCTAGAGGGTGCAACGTTTGAAATTTCTACCCTATTTGCAATTATTGTTTATGCACTAGTCGGCTCGCTATTAACCGCCATACTTGACTCACTCTCAGATAGAAATAAGGCGTAG
- a CDS encoding DUF2157 domain-containing protein codes for MYKEDLLNELSEKLHSGEVSRSELESLMAKSAEVEEDSEMSEGRSDGGFSLTRIASILGAAIVITGLALFVVQIWEDIGSVARVVITLGLGFLLGTLGSVLLKRERGEDVGAAFHFLGGVLIPIGIFTTFAELGLESIWLRVIAFAVLGISYGLLSLAHKSAVLTFFAILNGTSTLYLWLHATVDNIFESEYEIRWAYQYLSMAVGIGYLVLSQKFQATWNRRLTGLLLFFGSLMFLGAAFLQAYDYFLWQLLYFPLVVGGLFLSAVIKSRIVLIFSTIFLLLHLAYITEQYFANSLGWPLSLVVLGFAFLGLSYLSVKINQEYIK; via the coding sequence ATGTACAAGGAAGATCTACTCAACGAACTTTCCGAAAAATTGCACTCGGGTGAGGTGAGTCGTAGCGAACTAGAGAGTCTTATGGCAAAGAGCGCGGAAGTAGAGGAGGACTCAGAGATGTCCGAAGGGAGAAGTGATGGAGGGTTTTCCCTAACAAGGATCGCTTCTATTTTAGGAGCGGCGATCGTTATAACAGGTCTTGCTTTATTTGTGGTTCAAATTTGGGAAGATATTGGTTCCGTTGCTAGAGTTGTGATTACTTTGGGATTAGGCTTTCTACTAGGGACTCTAGGTTCAGTTCTCTTGAAAAGAGAGCGTGGGGAAGACGTTGGCGCGGCCTTTCATTTTCTTGGAGGCGTTTTGATACCGATCGGTATCTTTACGACTTTTGCTGAATTAGGTCTTGAAAGTATATGGTTGCGAGTTATCGCTTTTGCTGTTCTTGGGATCTCTTACGGACTATTAAGTCTGGCGCACAAGAGTGCGGTATTAACCTTTTTTGCTATTTTGAATGGTACTTCAACTTTATATCTGTGGCTCCACGCTACAGTTGATAATATCTTTGAGAGCGAGTATGAGATAAGGTGGGCGTATCAATATCTGTCTATGGCTGTCGGGATAGGGTATTTGGTTTTGTCGCAAAAATTTCAAGCCACTTGGAACAGGCGCTTAACTGGTCTACTTTTATTCTTTGGCAGTTTGATGTTCTTGGGAGCTGCCTTCTTGCAGGCATATGATTACTTTTTGTGGCAGTTGCTGTATTTCCCACTAGTTGTGGGCGGGCTATTTCTATCAGCCGTGATTAAGAGTCGTATTGTTTTGATCTTTAGTACTATTTTTCTCTTGTTGCATCTGGCTTATATAACAGAGCAATACTTTGCGAACTCTTTGGGCTGGCCTTTGTCTCTCGTTGTTTTGGGCTTTGCGTTCTTGGGGTTGAGCTATCTTTCGGTAAAGATCAATCAGGAATACATTAAATAG